A single genomic interval of Pyrus communis chromosome 5, drPyrComm1.1, whole genome shotgun sequence harbors:
- the LOC137733890 gene encoding arginase 1, mitochondrial isoform X2 produces the protein MSIIGRRGIHFLHKLNAENVPVALIEKGQSRVIDASLTLIRERAKLKGELVRALGGAVASTSLLGVPLGHNSSFLQGPAFAPPRIREAIWCGSTNSTTEEGKELNDPRVLTDVGDVPVQEIRDCGVDDDRLMNVISESVKLVMEQDPLRPLVLGGDHSISYPVVRAVAEKLGGPVDILHLDAHPDIYHAFEDNKYSHASSFARIMEGGYARRLLQVGIRSINNEGRVQGKRFGVEQYEMRTFSRDRHFLENLKLGEGVKGVYISIDVDCLDPAFAPGVSHIEPGGLSFRDVLNILHNLQGDVVAADVVEFNPQRDTVDGMTAMVAAKLVRELTAKISK, from the exons ATGTCAATCATTGGGCGCAGAGGAATCCATTTCTTGCATAAATTGAATGCTGAAAACGTTCCCGTTGCTCTGATAGAGAAGGGCCAGAGTCGAGTCATAGATGCTTCTCTCACACTCATTCGTGAGAGGGCAAAGCTCAAG GGAGAGCTTGTACGTGCTTTAGGAGGAGCTGTGGCATCCACATCTCTTCTTGGAGTTCCTCTTGGACATAactcatcgtttcttcaagggccagcTTTTGCTCCTCCGAGGATTAGAGAGGCTATCTGGTGTGGGAGCACCAACTCAACTACTGAAGAAG GGAAAGAACTAAATGACCCGAGGGTGCTAACTGATGTTGGTGATGTTCCTGTCCAAGAAATTCGAGATTGTGGAGTAGATGATGACAGACTGATGAATGTCATAAGTGAGTCTGTCAAGCTAGTAATGGAACAG GATCCACTGCGCCCATTAGTGTTAGGTGGTGACCACTCAATTTCTTATCCTGTCGTAAGAGCTGTCGCTGAGAAGCTTGGGGGACCTGTGGATATTCTTCATCTTGATGCCCATCCTGATATCTATCATGCCTTTGAAGATAACAaatattcacatgcatcttcTTTTGCTCGTATTATGGAAGGGGGTTATGCTCGGCGCCTATTGCAG GTCGGCATTAGATCAATTAACAATGAAGGGCGTGTACAAGGAAAACGTTTTGGTGTTGAGCAATATGAAATGCGAACCTTTTCACGAGATCGTCACTTTTTGGAAAATCTG AAATTAGGGGAAGGTGTGAAGGGCGTGTATATCTCGATAGATGTAGATTGCCTGGATCCTGCGTTTGCTCCTGGAGTGTCACACATTGAGCCAGGTGGTCTCTCCTTCCGCGATGTACTCAACATACTCCATAACCTCCAAGGTGATGTTGTTGCTGCAGATGTCGTTGAGTTCAACCCACAGCGCGATACTGTTGATGGGATGACTGCAATGGTTGCTGCCAAGCTGGTGAGAGAGCTGACTGCGAAAATTTCAAAATGA
- the LOC137735428 gene encoding ycf20-like protein, with protein sequence MIMAAAVASPTYPGNVKLPSSDRVKSGVMVLDLYAMLHKPSHAFGQKLSSRCCLLCRPQPLLVNNFKRMTWSIRSSVDSSGSDPSPTNGSTGTTRLIRAIQAIQTKLGVKIRQLQRGFPMKLLFFLVGFYCATAYATVIGQTGDWDILSAAFAVVIVEGIGALMYKASIPFVKKTRNLITMFNYWKAGLSMGLFLDSFKYEFNDIFGFSNPFNFELHAFSIFW encoded by the exons ATGATAATGGCGGCTGCAGTTGCATCACCTACCTATCCAGGAAATGTTAAGCTTCCATCTTCCGATCGTGTCAAGTCTGGAGTTATGGTTTTGGATCTTTATGCAATGCTTCACAAACCTTCTCATGCTTTTGGCCAAAAACTCAGTTCTCGCTGCTGTTTACTCTGCAGACCTCAACCTCTACTGGTCAACAATTTCAA GAGGATGACATGGTCTATCAGAAGTAGTGTGGATAGCAGTGGGTCGGATCCATCTCCAACAAATGGCTCTACTGGCACGACACGATTAATTAGGGCAATCCAAGCTATTCAAACCAAGTTAGGTGTAAAAATTCGACAGCTACAGAGAGGTTTTCCAATGAAATTACTCTTCTTCTTAGTGGGTTTCTACTGTGCTACTGCTTATGCTACCGTTATTGGGCAAACAGGCGACTGGGACATTCTATCTGCCGCTTTTGCTGTGGTTATTGTGGAGGGGATTGGGGCACTCATGTATAAGGCGTCTATTCCTTTTGTAAAGAAGACTAGGAACCTGATAACCATGTTTAACTATTGGAAAGCTGGGCTTTCCATGGGTCTCTTCTTGGATTCATTCAAATATGAGTTCAATGACATCTTTGGATTCAGTAACCCCTTCAATTTCGAACTACACGCTTTCTCAATATTCTGGTAA
- the LOC137735427 gene encoding uncharacterized protein, translating to MPPLPSARFTFPINSPLFHLLPPPSLVPKLTTTTASKTLIPAMSFSSSSVSNRKQPQDPQDQDLHLQQVLKYHNQTKHHFTKYARGPHGLDWANQPNPFRRYAPAPLLPLLHCPTDNQTPDTPLYSSLFHSLPPPKPISKSTISQFFYDSLALSAWKTAGFSTWSLRVNPSSGNLHPTEAYIISPPIESLSDSSFIAHYAPKEHALELRAEIPSWVFSGFFPKDSFLIGLSSIFWREAWKYGERAFRYCNHDVGHAIAAVSMAAAELGWDVKLLDGLGYEDLEKLMGLEMLPRFQIPSRPVKGRFPEMEFEHPDCILVVFPNGVGEFDVNYKKLSLVISEFSKLEWKGKPNLLSKEHICWDLIYRTAEAVKKELSIGDKFLVDPFQSSGICSESSYKGFTVREVIRKRRSAVDMDGVTVMDRSTFYQILLHCLPSGSRNGGKQKRSLGLPFRALPWDTEVHAALFVHRVEGLPQGLYFLVRNEDHFDELQKSMRSGFKWVKPEGCPDNLPLYELYRTDCCALAQKLSCHQEIASDGCFSLGMVACFNPMLQDKKVWMYPRLFWETGVLGQVLYLESHAVGISATGIGCYFDDPVHELLGLKGSNFQSLYHFTVGGPVIDRRIMSLPAYPGPDVVA from the exons atgCCACCACTCCCTTCCGCAAGGTTCACTTTCCCTATAAACTCTCCACTCTTCCACCTCCTTCCACCGCCCTCTCTCGTCCCCAaactcaccaccaccaccgccagcaaaaccttaatccccgcCATgtccttctcttcctcttcagtCTCCAACCGCAAACAACCCCAAGACCCGCAAGACCAAGATCTCCATTTGCAGCAGGTCCTCAAGTACCACAACCAGACCAAGCACCACTTCACCAAATACGCCAGAGGCCCCCACGGCCTCGACTGGGCCAACCAGCCCAACCCATTCCGTCGGTACGCCCCCGCccctctccttcctctcctGCACTGCCCCACAGACAATCAAACCCCAGACACTCCTCTGTATTCCTCTCTGTTccactctctccctcctccAAAACCCATCTCCAAATCCACCATTTCTCAGTTTTTCTACGATTCTTTGGCTCTCTCAGCTTGGAAAACTGCTGGGTTTTCGACCTGGTCGCTCAGAGTCAATCCCAGCAGCGGCAATTTACACCCCACCGAGGCTTATATCATTTCTCCCCCAATAGAATCGCTCTCCGATTCAAGTTTCATAGCGCATTACGCTCCGAAGGAGCATGCTTTGGAGCTCAGAGCTGAAATCCCGTCGTGGGTTTTCTCCGGTTTCTTCCCCAAGGACTCGTTCCTCATTGGGTTGTCGTCGATTTTCTGGCGGGAGGCCTGGAAGTACGGCGAACGCGCTTTTAGGTACTGTAATCACGATGTGGGTCATGCTATTGCTGCGGTTTCGATGGCGGCAGCGGAGCTTGGCTGGGACGTGAAGCTTCTTGATGGGCTGGGTTATGAGGATTTGGAGAAGCTAATGGGGCTTGAAATGTTGCCAAGGTTTCAAATTCCCTCTCGGCCTGTTAAAGGGCGGTTTCCCGAGATGGAATTTGAGCATCCGGATTGTATTCTGGTGGTTTTTCCTAACGGGGTTGGTGAATTTGATGTGAATTATAAGAAGTTGAGTTTGGTGATATCGGAATTTTCAAAATTGGAGTGGAAGGGAAAGCCGAATTTGCTTAGTAAAGAGCACATTTGTTGGGATCTAATCTATAGAACGGCAGAGGCCGTGAAGAAAGAGTTAAGTATTGGTGATAAGTTTTTAGTTGATCCATTTCAGAGTAGTGGGATTTGTAGTGAAAGTTCATATAAGGGTTTTACAGTTAGGGAAGTGATTAGGAAGCGTAGGAGTGCAGTTGATATGGATGGAGTTACTGTGATGGATAGAAGCACATTTTATCAGATTCTTTTACATTGTCTTCCTTCGGGTTCTCGAAATGGAGGGAAGCAGAAGAGGTCTTTGGGATTGCCATTTCGGGCTCTTCCTTGGGATACGGAGGTTCATGCTGCTTTGTTTGTTCATAGGGTGGAAGGGTTGCCACAGGGTTTATATTTCTTGGTGAGGAATGAAGACCATTTTGATGAGCTCCAGAAGTCAATGAGGTCCGGATTCAAGTGGGTAAAACCAGAGGGTTGCCCGGATAATCTTCCTTTGTACGAACTTTATAGAACTGATTGCTGTGCCCTTGCTCAAAAGCTCTCATGCCATCAG GAAATTGCCAGTGATGGATGCTTCAGTCTTGGTATGGTAGCTTGTTTTAACCCTATGTTGCAAGATAAAAAAGTGTGGATGTATCCTCGATTGTTTTGGGAGACTGGAGTACTTGGGCAGGTGCTGTATCTTGAATCACATGCCGTTGGTATTTCTGCGACGGGAATTGGTTGCTATTTTGATGATCCTG TGCATGAGTTGCTTGGGTTGAAAGGATCAAACTTCCAGAGTTTATACCATTTCACGGTGGGAGGTCCGGTCATCGATAGGCGGATTATGAGCCTACCGGCCTATCCAGGCCCTGACGTTGTTGCGTGA
- the LOC137733890 gene encoding arginase 1, mitochondrial isoform X1 translates to MQFADMSIIGRRGIHFLHKLNAENVPVALIEKGQSRVIDASLTLIRERAKLKGELVRALGGAVASTSLLGVPLGHNSSFLQGPAFAPPRIREAIWCGSTNSTTEEGKELNDPRVLTDVGDVPVQEIRDCGVDDDRLMNVISESVKLVMEQDPLRPLVLGGDHSISYPVVRAVAEKLGGPVDILHLDAHPDIYHAFEDNKYSHASSFARIMEGGYARRLLQVGIRSINNEGRVQGKRFGVEQYEMRTFSRDRHFLENLKLGEGVKGVYISIDVDCLDPAFAPGVSHIEPGGLSFRDVLNILHNLQGDVVAADVVEFNPQRDTVDGMTAMVAAKLVRELTAKISK, encoded by the exons ATGCAATTTGCAGATATGTCAATCATTGGGCGCAGAGGAATCCATTTCTTGCATAAATTGAATGCTGAAAACGTTCCCGTTGCTCTGATAGAGAAGGGCCAGAGTCGAGTCATAGATGCTTCTCTCACACTCATTCGTGAGAGGGCAAAGCTCAAG GGAGAGCTTGTACGTGCTTTAGGAGGAGCTGTGGCATCCACATCTCTTCTTGGAGTTCCTCTTGGACATAactcatcgtttcttcaagggccagcTTTTGCTCCTCCGAGGATTAGAGAGGCTATCTGGTGTGGGAGCACCAACTCAACTACTGAAGAAG GGAAAGAACTAAATGACCCGAGGGTGCTAACTGATGTTGGTGATGTTCCTGTCCAAGAAATTCGAGATTGTGGAGTAGATGATGACAGACTGATGAATGTCATAAGTGAGTCTGTCAAGCTAGTAATGGAACAG GATCCACTGCGCCCATTAGTGTTAGGTGGTGACCACTCAATTTCTTATCCTGTCGTAAGAGCTGTCGCTGAGAAGCTTGGGGGACCTGTGGATATTCTTCATCTTGATGCCCATCCTGATATCTATCATGCCTTTGAAGATAACAaatattcacatgcatcttcTTTTGCTCGTATTATGGAAGGGGGTTATGCTCGGCGCCTATTGCAG GTCGGCATTAGATCAATTAACAATGAAGGGCGTGTACAAGGAAAACGTTTTGGTGTTGAGCAATATGAAATGCGAACCTTTTCACGAGATCGTCACTTTTTGGAAAATCTG AAATTAGGGGAAGGTGTGAAGGGCGTGTATATCTCGATAGATGTAGATTGCCTGGATCCTGCGTTTGCTCCTGGAGTGTCACACATTGAGCCAGGTGGTCTCTCCTTCCGCGATGTACTCAACATACTCCATAACCTCCAAGGTGATGTTGTTGCTGCAGATGTCGTTGAGTTCAACCCACAGCGCGATACTGTTGATGGGATGACTGCAATGGTTGCTGCCAAGCTGGTGAGAGAGCTGACTGCGAAAATTTCAAAATGA